In Balaenoptera acutorostrata chromosome 8, mBalAcu1.1, whole genome shotgun sequence, the genomic stretch GAAACCTTTGTCGGGTCTTCCCTTAATTTTGTCTAAGATTGCGTCCTGTTCTCCTGGGAACCCCATTGTGTGTAGCCGGAGGTGAGTGGCTGTTCTGGGCTGCCTCATCCTGATCCTGAGCTGGGTGGGAATCAGGGCTCTGGTTACACCCATCAACCCAGACGGCAGCCTTTGTGCCGTGGGAATCTCTGGATCTGCCCTTCCGGGTCCAGCACCGCTTCCCTGTGGGCTGCGAAGCACAATAGAACAGATCAGGTTTCTGGATGTGGGGTTCGTTTTATCTCCCCAAATACTTACAGTGGACAAGGTAGCCCTGTGTGTCAATGTGTAGTGTGTCTGAGGACTCTGGAAATAGGTGGCCCATATGTGAATTAGggtttggatttttctttctctctctctatatatattatttttttaagttctcaaGTGATTCAGAGCAATTCTTCACTCGTGTAAAATAAGCAGTCAGGACAGCATCGTTCTGTCTGCGCGACACGGGGTGGGGGACAGACCTCCCCCATTCTGCTCTCAGCCCCAGCAGGTGGCCTCCTAAGCTTGGGCTGAAGCTTTACTGGACATTCCCGTAGATTGAATGCAGGATTGCTAAGAAGTGAAACAAACCCCAATGATGTGCGGTTTCCTAATGACCTTTAGAGAGGATGCGGGCCCTCTTTATGCAAATTGCACTCGGCTGAGTAGTAGAAGGGGCAGGGCTTTCACAGGAGACCAGGGCCTGAGTGCCACTGGAGAGtccctggggagtggggagagtgaAGAGAGCTGGTATCAGCCATACCCCTGAGATGGCTGGTCCTGCTGCCCGTCTGACCTCAGTTTCCAGGTGCCCAACAGCGAGATTAGCCGAGCCGGGTGATCTTGTTGGGACAGCACTGAGTTGCTCCGTGAAATTCCACCCTGGGAGGACACAAGTCCCAATTGCAGAAGACCAGTAAAGAAGGCCACCTGCAGGCAGAGGTCCTGGAGGGCCCAGAGGGCCCCTTGGCGTCCGAGCTGGTGCCCCGGGCGGCCTGGCACTGCATCCTGGCGCTTGCCTCCAGTCCGACCTGCACCCAGCCTCCAGCGCAAGCCTTGTCCGTGGTTTGTGTCacctctttcccccttttctgcCCCGAAGCCAGTCCCTCGCTCAAGGCCTTGATGGCTCCTGCGTGCACAGGCCCCGCCTGACTGTTGCAGCCAGATTCGGTGACCCTCCTCATGGCATATCACTGAGcatcccaccaccccctttcTACTTGGGGGTCCCCATCAGCCACTGGGGTGGAAATCCATCACCATTGTGCTCAAGGGCTGTCCAGCACCACCCTCCTGCCTTCCTGACCCTCTCGGTTACTTGGCGAGTTCCTGGGGGCAGGCGGGTGTGATGATTCCGGTTTTTTATGCCCCAGAGCAGTGCCCCTCACAGAAGGGGCTCCACAAACATCTGGGGGCATAGAAACCAGTGATGTTTATCTTAGCTCTGTGAGGATTTCAGAAAAGTCtcttctgggcctccatttccatTGATAACCTCAGATTTCTGGTCTTGGGGGAGCTTGATTCACTGTCGATTCATTGACTGTGAATTCATTGAACACCTATTTTGTTCAGGTGCCATTGCTGGCTGCTCTGTACACAGAGAGTAGGACGTCGTGGGGTGGGAGCTTGAGGAGGCGGGGAGACACGCCAATAGCCCAGTGACACAGAATGGAGATGCGCCGCCGGGCTGGGACAAGGCGGGAGAAACAGAGGGGATATTTGGGATGGAATTTATTTGGGACGGGAGGGGCTCAGGGATTGGTCGGGAAGGGTCTTCTGGGATTGTGATCGGAAATTGCAAACATACTGAAGGCAGTTTTGGGGAAACACCGGCCAGATACCTGAACACTTGCCAGTCTGTGTCCTGGAGGGAGTGGCTTTCGGCCAGTGAACGGACATATTCCTTGCAGGCCAAACTGCCACCCCATGGGGACCCTGAACTTGGAGATTCTCATTCTGGCTTTGCCCCCAGCTGGCCTGGTGAGCTCAGGGCAACCATTTGGAGGCAGCTGAATGTGTCAGGCCGCTTGAAGCAGCACAGTGGTTGCCAAGGATACTTGATTGATGAATAATAAGCCTGAGAATTGAGTggtgcatctcccttccaccgtTTGGGGATGCAAGTGGCAGATGAGCTCCTCTACAGACCCCAGgccggtgggggaggggggatggacaGACGCTGGTCCTCCATCCTCAGGCTGTAGGAAGATCCACTTCCTGTCCTGGCAGAAGTGCAATGCTCTCCGGGAGCAGGTGTTGGGCATGGAATCTATGGGAAGTGATCCCTGGAGGGGGGGGGGGTTCGGTGAGATAAAGCAGTACGTGTTGGGGAAAAGGGAATGAAAAGTGATGATTACTGCTTTGTTCTCAGTGGGATCTCCCCGGTCTAGAAAAAAATGGACCATGAACCTTTATTGTTCTGTGGAACATTCCTCCCTCTATCCACATTTACAGAATTCTTGATGGCAAGTTTCAAATCATACAGAAGTGTATAGAGTAGAAACTACAGTTCCCCCTTTGTCCCCTCATCCCACACTCCCAGCCCAAAGTTATACTTACTACAGATCTTCTTCCCATTCctttacacacatatatttatctataaaaatacacataattttggtttgttttttttaaggtacaTGAGATTACGGTATGTGTATAAGTGTAACTTTCCACGTTCGTAAAAGTAggtttcctatttctttgtacAGCTGTATTATATTCCAGACAGTGGTTTGCTGTCCTCCATGggtggacatttatgttgtcCCTAGTTTTTTGCTGGTTTAGAAATAGTGCTTCAGTAAACATTCTTGCATGTACATTTGGGGACCTGGGAATATATATTTTGAGAGGAGAATGTGTGAACTTGTAAAATTAAAGAACGGTAAGAATCTTTTCTTCCAAGCCCcgttttttcccttccatcaggaATCTTTATGCAGATGTCATGACCTGTGTCAGAAGTGGCCTCTCCTTCTCCTGTCCACCCCAGTGGGGGGCCTGGCCCACAGGGAGGCAGGCGGTGGGCAGGTGGGACTAATACCCAGAAGTCCCTCCTCAGCTCTGGCCCAAGCTGACGGGAACGGAGCTGCTGGTTTATTCCAGCAGAGGGGGTCTGGTCCCAGTGGATGAGGGCGTCTGCTCCAGGTCCCGGGGTCTGTGTCAGGCCCGCAGGTCCTTCCCGGTTGGCACAGGCAGTGGGGCCTCCCTAGTGGATGGCGTGATCCCCACTCCCGCTTTTCCTGGAGATGAGACTCTGGTGCAGGATCTCAGGGGGTTTGAGTGGCCCCAGGGGGTCAGTGGGAAGCCTCCCTCACCCGCTCCTCCCTCAGGTTTGGCCAGGCCTTGGGGAACCAGGGGCCTGGGTCGATATTTCGTAGCTGCTGTGTCACGTCTTTGTTCGGGTCAGGAGCTCCGAGAGCATCACTTGTTATAACCTAAGCCAGTAACTTAGGAAGATTCTTGTCTGCAGTGGGGTGGTGAGGGGCGCACACCGTTAGCCCCAGACCTCCGGGACACGCGCCCAGACGGCCACGGACCACATTTGACGTAACATGGCAGATTGTCTTTATAtcataatattctcttttctGGAAAGAGCCCTTGTTCGTTTCCAAAACAGAATGCATGTAAAATAACAAACGACCGGAGCTACGCTATCGTCTggcgttctttcttttttttttttcctctttagctTCCCATTTAAATCTGGGAAGGACTGGATTACTGCACTGCTTGTTTAACCTCCTCTCCCGgtgcttcccttccttctctggaCCACTGGAGCCTCTGCCCTGGGGTCGGGGTGGGTGGGTTCCCCAGCAGAAGGTTGGTGGTCAAGGCGTGGGCCTCTGGCTTCATCTCCTGGGCTGATGGGTGATCGGTGATGGATGATCGGTGATGGATGATCGATCGGTGGGGCCAATGGGCTTTCAAGCTCCAGCGAGGAGCCCCCCCCCAGCCTCTGCTCTCCCCTCAGCCCTTTCTGGAAGATTCCCTCATGCTgtccaggagggaggggaaaggacgGCTGCAGGGAGTGATGTGCCCGGTTCACAAGTACCATTTTGGGCTCAGAGGACCAGTGATCACTAAATCAGGTTTTCATCACCCAGAGGGCAGAAACCAAAGGACCGATTCCGGGTCCCTGAGCCCTTTCCCACCTCGGCTCCGGCTCAGGGAACACCGAGGGCTGGCCCAGCCCCCGTGGTGTGAGTGCGGACGGTCTGTTGTGTGGGAGAAGTGGGGTCCTAGAGGGACACAGACGCCTGGCGTTTCCCCGAGGTCCCCTGCGTGCATGCGTCCCTCTGTCCACACTGAGCAGTGCCCCGCCACCTGGACACTGCAGGGCACAAGAGTGTCCCGGCGAGCGGAATGACTCCTTGGGTCGCAGACGGAGGTGAGGACACGGCATCCAAGTCAGGCCAACAAAGGCTGGGggtccttcctttccctccagcccctgTGAATGACCCAAACGCCAGGGTTTCTGGCTGTGTCCGCCGAGGCCTGCTAGGGCTGTGCCAGTGCGGGCAGACGAAGGAGCCCCAGCTAGGGGCCAGGCCGCCTTTGCCCACCTTTGTGGGGCTGTGGCTGGTTCTCCAGCTGAGCTTCTCTGCTCTTCAGGGACTCGGGTCAGATGAGGTCACGGGGTGAAAGCGCTTTATAAAACTAAGCCATGCTGCAGACGTGTTTCATTTTAAGGAAATGGGGGGAAAGTGTCACCACGCTAGAGCCAGGCGGGAGAGGAAAGCGCAAATCCTCCGTTGCCCTCTGCTGGGGTCAGGGGTGCAGCGGGCACGGTCAGCTCCAGGCAGGTGGGCAGCCCGGGCAGCGGGAGGGGCGGTAGGACCTCGCAGGCTTGGTCTGGGGGTGGTTGCCCGCCCTGAGGCCCATCCAGTGGGTCGGGGGCCTGGCTTCTCAGAGGTGCCCTCTGTGTGTCCATGTCCCCTTGGGGTCCTGGAGCTGCATCTTAGGACAGGGCATTCCAGAGTCTCTTAACGCGAGGAGTTTATTTGTCCTAACTTGACCCGGGTGACTCTGCATGGGCGCGCTACGGGTCAGGTCTTGCGACAAGTTGGTGGTCCCGGGGCCCGACGGTCCTCCTGGCGGGGTGACTCTGAGGACCACCAGGCTTCCCGGTTGCAGGGCCCGCGGTTCCAGCCGCCTCCGGGGAGGTCCAGCCGTCTCCATCAGCGGCAGGGGACACTGAGGCGCGGTCAGGTCACCTGGAGGGGAACCAGCGGCCACTTAGAACCCACAGAGGAGAAGGGACAGGAGCCTGAGGGCTGTCTCCCTAGATGGGACTGAAGAGCAGGTCCTCTGCCGTGAGTTTGGAGGCAGCCCTGGGAGGCAGCAGACGGTCTCACTTCTTGGGATTCTGTTCATGAAGCCTGGCGGTGAGAGCATCGAACCGCGCTCTCTGCATggctcctgcgtctccctccagGGCAGGACGTTGCCCATCAGCTGGGAGGAGTCAGTTTTGAACGCGGCGCAAAAGCTAAGTGAGCCTGTGCTTTCTAATGGGTAAAGAGACAGGGAGGGGCGGGGATGAAGTTTTGAGCTTCTTCTTGTGTTCGGTTCTGTCTTAGGCCCATGATTTCTTAGGTAGCTCCGTGAGATGGGTGCTGGTGTCCTGAGAAAGCAGCGGCAAACGACAGGTTAGCTAGTCTCAAATTAAGCACTAATGAGTGAGGAACCCGAATCCCAATCCAGGAAGGTCTGATCGTCAGATGGGTGCTTTCCCAGCTGCGTCTCTGCAGACCCTTAGCCCGGTCACCTGGGCACTGAGCCAGGGACCATAGTCCTCATCCTCTGGGAGCTCTTCTATGTGGCCTGGAgtccactttattttattttttttaaaattaattaattaatttatttttggctctgttgggtcttcgttgctgcgcgtgggctttctctagttgcggcgagcgggggctactcttcattgtggtgtgcaggcttctcattgcagtggtttctcttgttgtggagcacaggctctaggcgcatgggcttcagtagttgtggcacgcgggctcagtagttgtggctcgcgggctctagagcgcaggctcagtagttgtggcgcacgggcttagttgctccgcggcatgtgggatcttcccggaccagggatcgaacccgtgtcccctgcattggcaggcggattcttaaccactgccccaccagggaagtcctggagtcCACTTTAAATGAACTTGGCAAATAAGCTTGACTCATGGTCAGTCATTACCTGCAACAggtgaaaaggaagaacaaactcCTACTTCTAGGTGATAACTCCCATCAGGGCACCCTCAGGTTGAATAGTTTCATTTTACATCTTCCTTCCCATAGTCATGCAGTGAGGCCGCCATCCCATGGCGGGTGGTGGAGGGATTTCAGGGCCCTTGGGTGGACCAGTCAGCAGAAGacagcccagccctgggcagcTCTCAAAGCTGGTGTTTGTGGGGGAATCATTTCCAGGCATAGTGGTGTCTCGGGCCTGGGTTCTCCTTGGGTGTTAAAATGGTGACAGTTGAGAGAGTGTTGACCTCACGCCGGGTCAGCAGGGAAGACGAGAAAAGTCAGCCCCTCCAGAGATGCAGCAGGTGGTGGTTTTTGTGCTTTGGGTCTCGGCACCAGTTACTCTTGAAGCAGTTGGACAAATAGAAGATGGAAAACTAGGCAATGGCCCACATTTGAGACAGCTGGTTGGTTGCCCTGAGTTGTGAACCACATGGCAAAGTCAGAGGCTGCAGGTTTGGGGTGCAGGGAAGCTGCAGGGCGTGACACACGCTGCCCACATCTCCAGGGGCCTCCTGACTGCAAACCGCAGTGGACCTGAGACAGGCAAGCAGGACACTTGTAATACACCAGTGCCAGGAACAGATCCACCCCGCCGCTCTTGGGGACGTAGGTGAGATGGCTCTGCCATCCCCAGCAGAGAATGAGCTGGCCCCTGGGCCTCAGCACTACTGGGCCTGGGGCTCAGTGCCTGATGTTCCTCTGGCCTCTGGAGTGTGTCGGTTTCACACCCTGGGCACAGCCAGGCTGGCGATGTCTTGAGAACACAGCCCTgcaaagacagagaaagcaaaCATTGTTTCTCTCCTTGAGAGAGATGGATTTAGATTCATACGGATGTAGAATCTGGGTGTGTTTTCTTTTGCAGATTCTGTTATGTTTggtttcttctctcctttctttgcaAAGATACTAGGGAGCTACGGGGAAACCGCCGGGCACACGGGGGCACTGGGAAAGCGTTTGACAGATCCGGAGTGTTTGCTAACGGAGCCATGCTGGTCTTCCATCCTTTCGTTTGCTTTTGCACGTAGGCCGTTTGATCGCTGCCCGTGGCACCATGGATCTGCACGTCTTCGACTACTCGGAACCGGGGAACTTCTCCGACATCAGCTGGCCGTGCAACAGCAGTGAGTGCATTGTCGTGGATACCGTGCAGTGCGCCAACATGCCCAACAAGAACGTCCTGCTGTACACGCTCTCCTTCATTTACATCTTCATCTTCGTGATCGGCATGATCGCCAACTCCGTGGTGGTCTGGGTGAACATCCAGGCCAAGACCACGGGCTACGACACGCACTGCTACATCTTGAACCTGGCCATCGCCGACCTGTGGGTGGTGGTCACCATCCCGGTCTGGGTGGTCAGCCTCGTGCAGCATAACCAGTGGCCCATGGGCGAGCTCACGTGCAAGGTCACCCACCTCATCTTCTCCATCAACCTCTTCGGCAGCATCTTCTTCCTTACGTGCATGAGCGTGGACCGCTACCTCTCTGTCGCCTACTTCACCAACACCTCCAGCCGCAAGAAGAAGATGGTGCGCCGTGCCGTGTGTGTCCTGGCATGGCTCCTGGCCTTCTGCGTGTCCCTGCCCGACACCTACTACCTGAAGACGGTCACGTCCGCTTCGAACAATGAGACCTACTGCCGGTCCTTTTACCCCGAGCACAGCATCAAGGAGTGGCTGATCAGCATGGAGCTGGTCTCCGTGGTCCTGGGCTTCGCCATCCCTTTCTCCATCATTGCCGTCTTCTACTTCCTGCTCGCCCGAGCCATCTCCTCCTCCAGCGACCAGGAGAAGCACAGCAGCCGGAAGATCATCTTCTCCTACGTGGTGGTCTTCCTCGTGTGCTGGCTCCCCTACCACGTCGTGGTGCTGCTGGACGTCTTCTCCATCCTCCACTACATCCCCTTCACCTGCCAGCTGGAGAACTTCCTGTTCACGGCTCTGCACGTCACGCAGTGCCTGTCCCTGGTGCATTGCTGCGTCAACCCCGTGCTCTACAGCTTCATCAACCGCAACTACAGGTACGAGCTGATGAAAGCCTTCATCTTCAAGTACTCGGCCAAAACGGGTCTCACCAAGCTCATCGATGCCTCCCGAGTGTCGGAGACCGAGTACTCGGCTTTGGAGCAAAACACCAAGTGATGCGCTCTGCACGGCCTCCGGGACGTGTGTGCTTGCTCCCAGCAGGGCACCGGGCTGCGTCATTTTCCACAGTAAAGCAAAGTGGCTTCAGGCTTGATGCCGCAGTTGCGTGAAAAGGGGGACGTGTGTCCCTgtggctcctttctctctctctcgtgcCAATGTGGCTGTCTGTCGCGTGGCCGTGCGTCCCGACGGAGTGGCACCCACCATGTGGGGCTGTGCCGAGGAGTCCCCACTGCTTGTCACACCAGCTGCGGGACAGGCTTGCCTGCACTTCTGTAAAATAGGACTTTCCTGTGCTCCCTGAAGGTTTTATATGGTGATTTGTATTTAAAtcttaagactttatttttctcactcttGATGTACCTTCTAAATGTATTTgaaagtttaaatatattttaaatattgtatgGGAGGTATAATGCTGACATATATTCAGTGTTGTAGTTTTGAGATTAGTTTGACTTCCGTTTTGACTAAGGATGACATTAATTGTTAGCTGTtttgaaagtatatatatatatatatatatatatatatatacacacatataaatatatatatatatacacatataaatatatatatataaatatatgccaGTCTTGgctgaaatgttttatttacgATAGTTTTATATCTGTGTGGTATTTTGGCCTGGTCTGGGATATGGAACGAAAACTGCTCTGTAATGCAGTTTGTGACATTAATATTATTGTAAAGTTacattgaaaataaagaaagcaacACTATTCCAGTCTGTAACACGGCGCACAAAACAAACCTTGTATTTCAGAGAGTTCTTTCCATttgtaagttatttttttttaataaagatttttttttttcctaaaaaggtGTTCGGGTCTAAGTTTTAAAAGCTTGTTTGGCATTAGCTGGCATGTTTAACAATAATACAGATATTTACAGCATAAATGATCAACCTAATAAATGTGTTTAAAGAAAAGGGTACTACCATAAAGGCAAAGCCCAAGAGATTAACTTGGATGAAAtgatataaaaggagaaaaatttgaGTGTgagtgttttgttctgtttttaaaattcatgccCTGTGTTTGAGGGAGGGGAGATGGTTGGTAGGTGCCCCTGTCAACACAAAGTTGGTGCAGAAATGTCCCCACCTGCTGTCGGCCGAAGGGTTTGGGTCCCAGAACTGATCCTCATATATGCCCCGTGTTCCCCCAGGCCACACGACATGGGCCTGGAACCTTCCCTGCCGAGGTTCTGTGGTTtaagttctttctctttctctggtcAAGACAGACTCTTCACTTAACAGATAACCCATCCATGACCCTCTTCTTCAGGCCTTGCAGTGACTACATTCCTGGCCTGTGCATCACCAAGTAAACCCACTTCACTAGTAGTTTGAAAGAGCGCTCTCAGAATGGCCGCTCCTGCTATGCCCTCACCAGCTCTACCTGGGCCACAAGAGCAGCGGGGGCTTCAGCAGCTGGGCCTGGGCAGGAGCTCAGAGAAGGACCTGGTGCCCCAACGCTGCCTTGACCAGCTCCACCTCTGATGGGACCGATGGGCATAGAGAGCTACTTGCCAACATAAGGGTCGACCCGGACCAGGATCCAAATCTCACCTGTGAATTTGAGGGCTGCTATCCTATAGCAAATCACCTCGTGCATTTCGGCTCCCCCACTGGCCCAAAGCAGATAGCCCCCTGCAGCCCCCAGGCCTTAGATCCAGCCTCCTGCAGGAAGGGTCCCCCTTCTCAGAGGGCTTTATGCCTGAGAGTTTTGAAACCTGGGTTATAAATTAAGTATCTACTTGATACACACATATGTTCTCCGGTCCATATGCGCCTTGCCTTGTTCCAAATAGGATTCAGATCAGATAATAATAATGTGGATAGTGGGATAACGGCATAACCATAGGTGAGACAGCAAGATCAAGGGGAAATAGCAGAATGGCAAAGTGAAATCGGAGAAGATTATGACCCAAATACAGGTTCCTGAGAATAGAAAAGGATTGCAAGTTTGCTCTGTGCTTTCTAGTGGCCTAAATTCAGACAGAAACATACCATGTAGTCAGTGCGAAGTGGGGCACTGATTGCACCCCAAGCTCAGCTCTGCAATAGGCGTAACAGAAGTATTTCAACTGAATTTCTATTTTGAGGCCCCATCTTGGTCAGTTCAGAGATGcccacctcccccatccctcccggCATCTGCTGAGATGTCCTCTTGTCTGCCTGGTCCTCATGCAAGGCTCCTTCTGACAGCCCTGTTCAAGGGTCTCTTTCTGCCGTTCCATACCTCTCTGGACCACGGTGTACTCGGGTACTTGGGGGGCTGCCCCTGgctcttttctgcttttctgccttctctgaaGCCCAGGAGAATCACCAGCTGCTTCCTCCTGCACTGaggtgcagagggagggaggctgaaCTGAATCTAGACGCATCATGTAGATTTGCCGTCTCCCCCCAGGGCTCAGCACACCGTGTCGCAGACCCCTACGGGTCTCCGGGATGCAGGCTCCATCTGTGGGATGCTCCAGTGACTAAGGTCTCTCTGGTCCTTCCAGAAATCCCCTTCTTTGCCCTGCCTGGGGCTTGAAGACTGGCTTATCCAGACTCAAAAGCCTTCCCTTTGATCTCTGGCTATAACATCCTTCTCGGGAGCGGTAGTGGGTGGTGTCACTGCAGATGTGGTGATAGAGGCCCAGGTCAAGGGTACAGAATATCCGTGGGGGTATCAtcagttaatattttaaacaatttctgTCCACCTCGCGGATGTGGACATGGAGTGGGCAGAGGTCATGGGCCAGGTTTGGGGTACGAGGTGGGCGTTGGTGGGGAAGAAGGGCTGGGCAGAAGACCCTGGCCCTCCTCAAACACAGAGGCCAGAGTCTGAATTCTGCCATTCGAGGACCATTCTTTTGGCATCCTTTGTGATGGAAAGATCTTTGAAAATGCCAGCCTCGTGAGATAGTAATAACACTGTTAGTCATTTAGCAAGTGATGGCATTTGGACCCCATGTGGATGTCGGGAGCTCCAGTGTAGGGTGGGGTCTGGGCTGGGGAGGAAAGCAGCCATCAGCTCCATGACGGCCCTGCCTGGAGCCCAAGATGGGGAAGTTTTTCcgctcccctccctcccgcctGGCACTCTGCTCCAAATGGCAGCGGCCAGCGGGACCACCACAAGCCACCCTGATGGCAGTCTGTTGTCAGTCAGGAATAAATGTTTTCCATTTGGTTCAACGTATGAGCAATTTACTGGGTTCCcagaaagtgaagaagaaaaataatgccaCTGAAAACACCAGATGGAAAATGCTTTGGGCATAAAACTCTTTGCTGGCCGACGGACTTTAGTCCTCGCAGGAGCCTGGCAGCAAACTGGAATGAGACCCATGGATGTTTGTGCTCAGATCTCTGACGGAGCAGCGAGGAATTTTAACTCACTCGCAGCTGGCCTTTTCTCAGGGTCTCCCCAGGAGACAACAGCTCAGGGAT encodes the following:
- the ACKR3 gene encoding atypical chemokine receptor 3; the protein is MDLHVFDYSEPGNFSDISWPCNSSECIVVDTVQCANMPNKNVLLYTLSFIYIFIFVIGMIANSVVVWVNIQAKTTGYDTHCYILNLAIADLWVVVTIPVWVVSLVQHNQWPMGELTCKVTHLIFSINLFGSIFFLTCMSVDRYLSVAYFTNTSSRKKKMVRRAVCVLAWLLAFCVSLPDTYYLKTVTSASNNETYCRSFYPEHSIKEWLISMELVSVVLGFAIPFSIIAVFYFLLARAISSSSDQEKHSSRKIIFSYVVVFLVCWLPYHVVVLLDVFSILHYIPFTCQLENFLFTALHVTQCLSLVHCCVNPVLYSFINRNYRYELMKAFIFKYSAKTGLTKLIDASRVSETEYSALEQNTK